The proteins below are encoded in one region of Archocentrus centrarchus isolate MPI-CPG fArcCen1 chromosome 13, fArcCen1, whole genome shotgun sequence:
- the LOC115791171 gene encoding olfactory receptor 11A1-like, producing MKTRLMKNSTQLSDFILAGYFETGPFRYLYLIIVMSLYAFIVVSNVLLIVVICVNRSLHEPMYMFLCSLFVNELYGSTGLFPSLLIQILSDVHTVSAPLCFLQVFCVYSYGSIEFLNLAVMSFDRYLAICCPLQYNELMTFNKVAKLIAAIWLPPILVNFLTLPLIVPLKRCGNIINKVYCDNHSIVKLACSDTTVNNIYGLIVSAFSVFGPLIVILYTYMRILKVCFSGSKQTRQKAVSTCTPHLASLLNFSFGACFEILQSRFNMNNLPNMLKIFLSLYFLTCPPLFNPLMYGLNLSKIRLTCKNLISNITY from the coding sequence ATGAAAACAAGGCTCATGAAGAATTCTACACAGCTTTCAGATTTCATACTTGCTGGTTACTTTGAGACTGGGCCTTTCAGATACTTATATTTAATTATTGTTATGTCTCTATATGCATTTATAGTAGTCTCTAATGTCTTGCTGATTGTGGTTATCTGTGTGAACAGAAGCTTACATGAACCTATGTACATGTTTCTGTGCAGCCTGTTTGTAAATGAGCTGTATGGTAGTACAGGGCTGTTTCCATCCCTCCTGATTCAGATCCTCTCTGATGTTCACActgtttctgctcctctgtgcttcCTGCAGGTTTTCTGTGTGTACTCTTATGGAAGTATCGAGTTTTTAAACCTGGCTGTCATGTCTTTTGACAGATATCTTGCCATCTGTTGTCCTCTACAGTACAATGAATTGATGACATTTAACAAAGTTGCCAAACTTATTGCAGCAATATGGTTACCACCAATTCTTGTGAATTTTCTCACATTGCCCTTGATTGTTCCTTTAAAACGGTGTGGAAACATTATAAACAAAGTCTACTGCGACAACCACTCCATTGTGAAGCTGGCCTGCTCTGACACCACAGTCAACAACATCTATGGACTCATTGTTAGTGCCTTCTCAGTCTTTGGCCCTTTAATTGTAATCCTGTACACCTACATGAGGATCCTTAAGGTGTGTTTTTCTGGATCCAAACAGACTCGACAGAAAGCCGTCAGCACCTGCACGCCTCACCTGGCGTCACTGCTCAACTTCTCTTTTGGAGCCTGCTTCGAAATACTACAGAGCAGATTCAACATGAACAATTTACCAAATATGTTGAAGATATTTTTATCATTATATTTTCTAACATGCCCGCCACTCTTCAACCCTTTAATGTATGGACTGAATCTGTCTAAAATCCGTCTAACATGTAAAAATCTTATATCAAATATAACTTATTAG
- the LOC115790100 gene encoding beta-arrestin-1-like has product MYVKAYHRTRLMKPDVDLWTDVVYQAHGVTASSNDLVYGCIRLNDLNEPRQENINEFSVISALWKVFKKASPNGKLTVYLGKRDFVDHVDRVEPVDGVVLIDPEYLKERKGEKPDVVTLTCAFRYGREDLDVLGLTFRKDLFVANIQAFPPISEEKKSLTRLQERLIKKLGEHAYPFTFEIPLNLPCSVTLQPGPEDTGKACGVDFEVKAFCAENVEEKIHKRNSVRLVIRKVQYAPEKPGPQPTAETTRQFLMSDKPLHLEASLDKEIYYHGEPISVNVHVTNNTNKTVKKMKISVRQYADICLFNTAQYKCPVATEESDDVVAPSSTFCKVFTLTPFLANNREKRGLALDGKLKHEDTNLASSTLLRDGANKEILGIIVSYKVKVKLVVSRGGLLGDLAASDVSVELPFTLMHPKPLEESIYREAADEAPVDTNLIEFDTNDDDIIFEDFARQRLIGAKDDKDEDEEPVDSPKLNDR; this is encoded by the exons ATGTACGTTAAGGCGTATCATCGGACACGGCTGATGAAGCCGGATGTTGATCTGTGGACGGACGTGGTCTACCAGGCACATGGAGTGACAGCATCTTCTAATGACCTCGTCTATGGCTGTATAAG gCTCAATGATCTGAATGAGCCGCGTCAGGAGAATATTAATGAGTTCAGCGTGATCA GTGCTCTGTGGAA AGTGTTTAAGAAAGCCAGTCCCAATGGAAAG CTCACTGTCTACCTGGGGAAGAGAGACTTCGTGGACCACGTGGATCGGGTGGAGCCCGTCG ACGGAGTGGTTCTGATCGACCCGGAGTACCTGAAGGAGAGGAAAGGTGAGAAACCTGA TGTTGTGACGCTGACGTGTGCGTTCCGTTATGGTCGAGAGGATTTGGACGTCCTTGGGTTGACGTTCCGGAAGGACCTGTTTGTGGCAAACATCCAGGCATTTCCTCCGATTTCTGAAGAGAAGAAGAGTCTGACTCGTCTCCAGGAACGCCTGATTAAAAAGCTGGGAGAACATGCCTATCCGTTCACATTTGAG ATCCCTCTGAACCTGCCGTGCTCTGTCACCCTGCAGCCGGGACCAGAGGACACCGGGAAG GCCTGTGGAGTCGACTTTGAGGTGAAAGCTTTCTGTGCAGAAAATGTTGAAGAAAAGATCCACAAAAG GAACTCAGTGCGTCTAGTTATCAGGAAAGTGCAGTACGCTCCAGAAAAGCCTGGTCCTCAGCCGACAGCAGAGACCACCAGACAGTTCCTGATGTCTGACAAACCTCTGCACCTGGAGGCCTCTCTGGATAAGGAG ATCTATTACCACGGTGAGCCAATCAGTGTCAACGTTCACGTCACCAACAACACTAACAAGACcgtgaagaagatgaagatcTCAG TACGACAGTATGCCGACATCTGCCTGTTCAACACGGCTCAGTACAAATGTCCAGTGGCCACCGAGGAGTCAGA TGATGTTGTTGCTCCCAGTTCGACCTTCTGCAAAGTTTTCACCCTCACTCCGTTTCTGGCCAACAATCGAGAGAAACGAGGCCTCGCCCTGGACGGGAAACTGAAACACGAGGACACCAACCTGGCCTCCAGCACACT GTTAAGAGATGGAGCCAATAAGGAGATTCTTGGGATCATTGTGTCCTACAAAGTCAAAGTGAAGCTGGTTGTGTCTCGTGGCGG GCTCCTTGGAGATCTGGCAGCGAG TGACGTCTCTGTTGAGCTGCCCTTCACATTAATGCACCCGAAGCCTTTAGAAGAATCCATCTACAGAGAAG CTGCAGATGAAGCTCCGGTCGACACAAACCTGATCGAGTTTGACACAAA CGATGATGACATCATCTTTGAAGACTTTGCCCGCCAGCGGCTGATTGGGGCGAAAGATGATaaggatgaagatgaggagcCGGTAGACTCGCCCAAACTCAACGACAGATAG